The following proteins are encoded in a genomic region of Dokdonia donghaensis DSW-1:
- a CDS encoding DUF456 domain-containing protein has protein sequence MNYVDLFLVFVGLLLVIAGFVGSFLPVIPGPPLSWLGLLTLHLTDAVPQDWTFLGITLAVAVAITILDYIIPAMGTKRYGGSRAGAIGTTIGLIVGLLSPIPLGFLIGAFVGAFIGELTFNNTSTQVALKAALGSFIGFIASTFIKAVVTMVFLVLYVLQVIEHKDVIFSLG, from the coding sequence ATGAATTATGTAGATCTTTTTTTGGTTTTTGTAGGGCTACTGCTGGTTATAGCTGGGTTTGTGGGTAGTTTTTTACCGGTTATACCTGGACCGCCTTTAAGTTGGCTAGGGTTATTAACCCTTCACCTAACAGATGCTGTACCGCAAGACTGGACATTTTTAGGTATCACGCTAGCTGTGGCTGTTGCCATTACCATACTCGATTATATCATCCCTGCGATGGGTACTAAGCGATATGGCGGTAGTAGAGCAGGTGCCATAGGCACTACCATAGGTCTTATTGTGGGATTACTTAGCCCCATACCCTTGGGCTTCCTTATAGGGGCGTTCGTGGGTGCTTTTATAGGCGAACTCACCTTTAACAACACAAGTACTCAGGTTGCACTTAAAGCAGCGCTAGGCTCCTTTATAGGCTTTATAGCTTCTACATTTATAAAAGCTGTGGTCACGATGGTATTCTTAGTTTTGTATGTTCTACAAGTTATTGAGCACAAAGATGTAATTTTCTCTTTGGGATAG
- a CDS encoding M56 family metallopeptidase, with the protein MGSYIIQVICFQALFLAVYYLLLRKETFFSYNRIYLLVTPVIALALPFIKIAMLQTVVPVETFASVLPEVVIGDVAVTTPTDVAPVTASFSIPWSQIYMAGVVISLAVLTIKVKKFTSYFSYKQKGSSIIEIPSSTEAFTFFNYIFIGADIDTLSRKQILTHEQIHAKQGHTWDLIFFEILKVVLWFNPITYLYQKNISIVHEYLADQKATEGISKYTYYEELLNTAFGTSKLSFTNTFFNQSLIKKRIVMLQKSKSRQSALIKYLVIVPLILAMLVQVSWAQNAVDNEGKRNFTLVITKFENGKGLYSVMVKDSIKLLPNEMKFINALRDDKSLEIRDIVEQSKNRGVSDEDGEGLAMILMMPLKESVGELAAKYNIKAYTFEELKEMQKNDPSYAASRINFSEVVEKEEVVDIPYAVIENVPTYPGCEDLVGNDAQKVCMSNNVSKYVNRNFNMNIAKDLGLTGVNRIFVSFRINKTGQVDNVRVRAPHEALEEETRRVIYNLPQMKPGTQGGENVGVLYSLPITFQIAK; encoded by the coding sequence ATGGGATCTTACATTATACAAGTCATATGTTTTCAAGCATTATTTCTAGCAGTGTATTACCTGCTTTTAAGAAAAGAAACCTTTTTCTCTTATAACAGAATATACTTGCTAGTCACTCCTGTAATTGCCCTCGCATTGCCGTTTATAAAAATCGCAATGTTACAAACGGTGGTGCCTGTAGAGACTTTTGCCAGTGTTCTCCCAGAGGTTGTAATAGGTGATGTGGCAGTGACTACACCTACAGATGTGGCTCCTGTTACAGCATCTTTTAGCATACCGTGGTCACAAATTTATATGGCAGGTGTGGTGATTAGTCTAGCTGTACTCACCATAAAGGTTAAAAAATTTACAAGCTACTTTTCCTATAAGCAGAAAGGGTCTAGCATCATTGAGATTCCTTCATCTACAGAGGCTTTTACATTTTTTAACTACATATTTATTGGAGCAGATATAGATACGCTTTCGCGAAAGCAAATACTTACCCACGAACAGATACACGCAAAGCAAGGGCATACTTGGGATCTTATCTTCTTTGAGATTTTGAAAGTAGTACTGTGGTTTAACCCAATTACCTACTTGTATCAAAAAAATATAAGCATCGTACACGAGTACCTAGCAGACCAAAAAGCAACCGAAGGTATCTCAAAATACACCTATTATGAAGAGTTACTTAACACAGCCTTTGGCACAAGTAAACTCTCATTTACAAATACATTTTTTAATCAATCATTAATCAAAAAACGAATCGTTATGTTACAAAAATCCAAGTCCAGACAAAGTGCGCTTATCAAGTATCTTGTAATAGTACCGCTCATTTTAGCAATGCTAGTACAAGTCTCTTGGGCACAAAATGCGGTAGATAATGAAGGTAAGAGAAACTTTACATTAGTCATTACAAAATTTGAAAACGGTAAAGGCTTGTACAGTGTTATGGTTAAAGATTCTATAAAGCTTTTACCTAATGAGATGAAATTTATTAACGCGCTTCGAGATGATAAATCACTAGAGATTCGTGATATCGTAGAACAATCAAAAAACAGAGGGGTCAGTGATGAGGATGGTGAAGGTCTTGCAATGATACTAATGATGCCTTTAAAAGAATCTGTGGGAGAACTTGCTGCAAAGTATAATATAAAAGCCTACACTTTTGAGGAGTTAAAGGAAATGCAAAAAAATGATCCTAGTTATGCAGCTTCAAGAATTAATTTCTCTGAAGTAGTTGAGAAAGAGGAGGTTGTTGATATTCCTTATGCAGTGATAGAAAATGTCCCAACTTATCCTGGTTGTGAAGATTTAGTAGGTAATGATGCTCAAAAAGTGTGTATGTCTAATAATGTGTCTAAATATGTAAACCGCAACTTCAATATGAATATTGCTAAAGATTTAGGTCTCACTGGCGTTAATAGAATCTTTGTTTCATTTAGAATAAATAAGACAGGGCAAGTAGATAATGTAAGAGTCAGAGCACCTCACGAAGCTCTTGAAGAAGAAACGAGAAGAGTTATTTACAACCTACCACAAATGAAACCAGGCACGCAAGGAGGAGAAAATGTGGGCGTTCTCTACAGTCTCCCTATCACATTTCAAATAGCTAAATAA
- a CDS encoding type IX secretion system membrane protein PorP/SprF, producing the protein MKKVVSVFGFLLILALGTTSVSAQQDPQYTQYMYNTVAINPAYAGNRGVTSIVGLHRSQWVGLDGAPRTQSLSIHSPIGEGKVGLGLSIVNDALGPSQETYVGADFSYTINTSENGKLSFGLKAGGHILDVDFTKLTLFDVTDPRFSQNIDNKLSPIIGAGLYYHTENFYAGVSVPNLIETEHFDLSNNSSSVIARERIHYYGIMGYTFDISDQLKFKPSTLVKMVAGAPLQVDLTANFLVMEKLHLGAAYRWSAALSGLVGFQVSDSMLIGLAYDRESTDLGDTFYNDGSFEVFLRFELFNEYDRMLTPRFF; encoded by the coding sequence ATGAAAAAGGTAGTTTCAGTTTTTGGATTCTTATTGATTTTAGCGCTTGGTACAACGTCCGTTTCTGCGCAGCAAGATCCTCAGTATACGCAGTATATGTATAATACCGTAGCTATTAACCCAGCATATGCTGGTAATAGAGGTGTAACTAGTATTGTAGGATTACATAGAAGTCAATGGGTAGGACTCGATGGAGCCCCAAGAACACAAAGTTTAAGTATTCATTCTCCGATTGGAGAAGGTAAAGTAGGTTTAGGGCTATCTATTGTAAATGATGCCTTAGGCCCATCACAAGAGACTTACGTTGGTGCAGATTTTAGTTATACAATCAACACTTCAGAAAATGGGAAACTTAGCTTTGGACTAAAAGCTGGAGGACATATCCTAGATGTAGATTTTACTAAGCTTACGCTTTTTGATGTAACAGATCCAAGGTTTTCTCAAAATATAGATAATAAGCTTTCTCCTATAATAGGTGCAGGACTGTATTATCACACAGAAAATTTTTATGCAGGTGTAAGTGTTCCTAACCTTATAGAGACCGAGCACTTTGATTTAAGTAATAACTCATCAAGTGTAATAGCTAGAGAGCGTATACATTATTATGGTATTATGGGTTATACTTTTGATATAAGTGATCAACTTAAATTTAAGCCTAGTACACTTGTAAAAATGGTTGCTGGAGCTCCATTGCAAGTAGATCTTACAGCAAACTTCTTAGTGATGGAAAAATTACACTTAGGAGCGGCATATAGATGGAGTGCAGCACTTAGTGGCCTGGTAGGTTTCCAAGTTTCAGACAGTATGTTAATAGGTCTTGCCTACGATAGAGAGAGTACAGATTTAGGTGATACCTTTTATAACGATGGTAGCTTTGAAGTATTTTTACGATTTGAGCTATTTAATGAGTATGATAGAATGTTAACCCCTAGATTCTTTTAA
- a CDS encoding BlaI/MecI/CopY family transcriptional regulator: protein MKQLTKAEEEVMQLLWVAQKANVAQLIEQMPEPKPAYNTISTIIRILENKGFVGHEKEGRGYIYHPLVTKEVYSNASMHKMMDSYFNGSFKSMVSFFVKKNDLDVKELESILKEINKDK from the coding sequence ATGAAACAACTTACAAAGGCAGAAGAAGAAGTAATGCAATTATTATGGGTGGCACAAAAGGCAAACGTCGCACAGCTTATCGAGCAAATGCCAGAGCCAAAGCCTGCTTATAATACAATCTCTACCATCATAAGGATTTTAGAAAACAAAGGCTTTGTAGGCCACGAGAAGGAGGGAAGAGGCTATATCTACCATCCTCTTGTGACTAAAGAGGTGTACAGCAACGCCTCTATGCATAAAATGATGGATAGCTATTTTAATGGCAGTTTTAAAAGTATGGTAAGCTTCTTTGTAAAAAAGAATGATTTAGATGTAAAAGAGCTGGAATCTATTCTGAAAGAAATTAATAAAGACAAGTAA